AGTACCTCAACTGCCCACCAGTGGGCCCTGGCCCACAGTTTGGGAATCCCTGACTATAGCATACAAGCAAAACTAAAGATTGATGCAAAGATGATCACCAGATCAGTAAATCCTTTTTATTAACCTTTTTACAGTATTATAACATTGAAAGAGACAAACAGTACACTACACAAGAAGACACTCTGGACATGAAGATAAAGAACAGAAGCAAACACCATTTAAAACCAAGTTTAGCCCTTTTGGACATTGGATATGAGTTCATCGCAAAGTTTGGTGAGCTCCTCTGCCTCCTTCTCCTGTAACAAGAAAAGAATTtagaaatgagaagaaaaagaagaaaggtgaTAATACTGCTGCAAATTCATGAAAAACAACATGCTGACTTGCCTTCTGGTCCAAGCTCTTCTCCAGTGACTgcactttcagctgctctctgcGCAGCTGTACTTGAAGCGCAGATAACTCAGCCTTGTATTTGGATCGCACCTCAGCTATTTCTTCATTTGCACTGATGGTGagaattaaattaaagttaGTCAACGCAAGTCTCCCGATGCTTCAACATAAAAGGCCAGCGTTTCTTACTGGCTAATTTTCTCCTCGGCATGAGCTTTAAGTGTTTGATAGCGCTGCTCCTCCTTTTTGATCCTTGCCAGGTAGTCCTGTGCACAAGACTTCAGAGTGTCTTCATTCTGGGTAGAGGATGCAGaaaatatttcaacatttaaatcttaaccttaaaaaataataataataataatttgaaatTATAGCAAACATTTGTCTGGTTTCCATGAGCTGACCTTTTTGTAACCTTCTATAACTTCCTTGTACTTCTCCAGCCTCTTGAAGAGCTCGGCGAAAGATCTCTCCATAGCGTTCAGGTCGCTGGATACTTGCTCCTTCTCCAACAGAGCCGCATTGAGCTTCGCCTGGGCCAcctccctctccttctcttGATCAGCTGACCAGTGGCaggaaattttaaattaaatgtttgaCAAAATACCCCACGCATTAACCCTTCTGATGAGCGTAACATGTACATATTAACTTACCGATAATCTTTGCGATCATGAGCTCAAATTCAGCTATTATTTTCCTATGAAGGACACAAAATGTGGTCAAAGATCTTCAAAATTgattttatataaaaacaacaagaaatttTAAAGTGATGCACAGCTCACCTCATTTCTTGCCCATCATCAAGCAGCTTATTGTACTTCATACACCACTGCTCCTCTTTTTCTTTACCCTATATGAGAGAGAAATGTacactttatttttcttcttgagACTAATAATAGTGCCTATCATCTAGAAAACCCATTACTccgaaatttaaaaaaaataaataaataaaaatgacgcTCAATTTCAATGCCACACATTTATTCTTTGGATCCAGAGGAACTTTGCATGAACCACAATTCAAAATAATCCGTATTAATCTTATCTGGCCTTTGGTACAGCCAATTAATCCGGCGTGACTGAAACAAATCTTAGTGCCATGTTACTTTTaaccttctgattggctgctacATGTAGATACAAATTTTGATCTTTGTGTTTAAAGTGTGGCTAAAcctgattattttaaaataaaaaaatgaaagtatcATAATTCAATGTGGATGTTTTCATGTTCAAATGCTGTATGGATGTGAAAAGCCAGACAACCTACTTCTGCCTGCACTTTGGCGATTGCTGCATCCATGTCTTTCTGACTGTACTTCAGCACTTCGATGATGGCATCTTCGGTGTTTGCTGGCTGCGGGAAAGGAGGGACGAAGCTCTCAAGGACTGGAGTCTAGATGACATAAGTGGAGAGGATTTCAATAAAGTTAGCAGAAATAAGAGGCGATGAGAAATGACAGGTCCAGTGGAGAGAGTACAAGAGACTCACCGGTGCTGCTGCGTCGTCAAGCAGTCTGAAGTCATCTTTTTGTGGACCATTTGCCGCTTTTTTATCTGCCGTCTGTGGTGTTTCAAGCCTGAATTAAACAGAACAATGTGAAGATATTTCCTTtacaataaaattattttacagaaaatcaaAAGCAGATCAAATTCGGCTCTAATGTCCAGTGACATCAGCGGCACAACAGAACTACACCGTACCGTAAAACAGGGGCAGCAGGGGGAGGGGCTTGAATCTGAGCACCCGGGCCTGCAGACTTCTTTGGGCTCTCCCTCAGGAGGGGATCAAATTTTAGGTACAAGGACTGTTTCCTTAGTGCGGACTCCTTGAACTGTTGATGAGAAAATGTAAACACTTAGAATCTTGTGGTTGAGGATTTAGTCATTTAGCAAAGATAAAGAAAGCACTTACACTGCTGCACCCAAACTGTTCGAGGTAGTCAATCTGTCCATCAAAGTCACTGGTCATGACTGGAGATAAAGATCGTAGgttaaaagcagaaagaatgTCCCATTACTGCTAAGGATTGAACAAAAGCACGGTTTGGTTCAAACAGAGCTGAAGCCAACAATTACTCACACATTGCTCCAGGAACAAACTCGTCATTGAAGTCTAGCATGTCAGCTTGCGCCTTCTGCTCAGGCTGAGAGGGTTCAGAGGACTCAGGGAGATTCTGCACTGGTTGTTTGGTGTCAAGGTCAGAGGCAACCTTGTTATCTGCAACCTGTCATTCCATAATAAACAGatgtttgttaaaaaaacaaaaacaacccacacatacacaataTGGTGAGAGTTGCATCAAAGTACATTCCTCCAACTTACCTGTACAGGGTTCGGCTCAGCAGCTGGCAAACTCTCTTCAGCACTGAGAAGGTGAAAACTTTTAGAGTGAATCTACTGTGAAATATGGCACTACTGGTATGTGAAGTGTCTACTGCTAATAAAAACTATACTTTCTCTTACCGTGCTGGTGGTTCAGCCTCCTTTGTCACAGGGACATCAGTTTGCTCCTGAACTGCGGTTTCCACTGGTTCTGGGCTGGATTTCCTGCTGCACACGGGGGAGTTGTTTACAGCCGTTTTTGTGCCAAAAGGATTGAAGTTTGGGTCGTCAAACTTTTCAAAGTCAAAGGAGTAAGAACTTTTAGGACGTAAAGCATCAGCATCACCATCACTGACTTCAGGCTTCACTTCGGCTTCTTTTGGTGGTTTGACATCAGACACCTGCTTTGGCTCTTTAGGTCTTACACCAGTTGGCCTTTTGCCAAATTTCTTAGGTGGCGGTTTCCGTTTGACTTCAGCACCATCATCAAAATTGAATTCAAGTTTGACAGGCCCTTCCTTGGTTGGGCCTTCTTTGACTGGGTCATCAGCTGGCTGGGATTCAGCAGGAGGGGGTTTtgcggtatcggcagatatcagATCCACTGTAGCTTCAGGCTTCACCTCGCACTGAACAGGCAATTCTTGGGCCACCTCAACAACAGATGGTTtgttttcctctgcaggtgcATCATCATTTGACACCTTTCTCCCAAGGACAGGTGAATTTGGAATTTTAGAGCCACCAGTCTGGAAGGGATTGACTGCGTCAAGGTTGTCAAAATCAAAGTTATAAGAACCTTTTGCTGGGAGTGGAGCATCTTCTGCAAAACTGCTGGACGACTTCTCTTGATCTGTGCTTGAAGACGCAGCACCAAGCAGTTTTTCATCAGGTGTAGCAGGCCATGAATCATCTTCCTCGACCGCTGGAACCTTCTTCACTATAACCACACTGCTCTCCGTGGAGCCGATATCTGCAGAAAGATCAGCGAGTGAGTTTTCTACAGACGCGCTGAATGGAAGGGTCTCATCTAGTGCCGATTCCATTTTGATAGGCTCCTCCACGATGTTCACTGGTGCTGTGTTTTCAGACTTGCTATGATCTGCAGGGGGGTTTTCAACAGCAGGCCTCATAGGTGAGAGAGCCATCTTGTTAGATCCCTGAAATGGATTGATGTCATCAAGGTTTTCAAAATCCAGCATGTAGCCACCTTTGCTTTGTATTGGCATGTTGTCATCAGGATAAGATGACACTTCTgcagggggaaagaaaaaaagtcatgaAGGTATCTGCTAATCTCTCAGCAGTggtaggggggaaaaaaaaaaaaaaaaatatacataaaaagCTCATAACTTACAAGtttcccccaaaaaataaataaattaccttCTTTGGGTTGCTCAGTGGCTTCCTGTGGCAAAGTACTGCAAAACCAAAACATGATAGGTTAACTAAATGCAACACTTATTTCAATGGAGGCATACTGGTGAACGACAGTCATTAACTTACTTTGATTTATCCAAATCCATAACTTTTGTATTCTCGTCAACACTCAACAAATTGACAGACTTGTTGGGCGACAGAATTCTTTTAGTCACAGGGTCTCTTCTCGGAGTCTGAAAACAAACCTACACACAAATTATTTAGTCAGTAGTCATAAGTAGTCAGCTGCCCCCAAAAGGCCTGTTTTGAGCCTAGAAAAACCTTTTGTGTCTACAAAtaactgcatttctttttctctatataggttttcttgtccatcttatTAAAATTCTGTTAACACTGGTTAGAGACAAACAGGCTGAGGTCAGAGTTCATATAGTTgcaaaagtaaatattttacatCTGATAGTCAAGAGTGAAAGACAGTCACTCCATTTATGATTGCTGACTAGCATTAGCTTTCTGCCCAGGGCTACACTGCCTTGTGACTATAAAATTGAATGGGATGCAAGTGTTTACCTTTACCCCCTTTGGTACAGTCTTGTTGGGTAGGTTTTCCGTCTGGCGTAGGATGGAGGGCCTTCCAGTCGGCTGATCCAGGGCAAATATGTCGTTAGGCAAGTTGTGCTTTCCTCCTGGGCAGACCCCACGATTTTCATCATTAACATCAACAGAGCTCATCCtgtaaaaacagagaaacaaactgTTATGCGACTGTACTGCGACCTCTAACCCTTACCGCTGAAGGAGGCGTCAGTCTTAAAGCTGCAACCAGTTGATAAGGCACTCTTCTGGTTGCAGTTTACTCAGTGTGGGTGGAGAGCAAGAGAGAAACATAATGTAAGATTTACACAAGAACTAAGGCACATATACTGAGCCAGTACTTCTGCTGATGAAGTTCTTATAACTCATTTTAACGTCTCTCCAGGTGGTTTGCAGCAAGGCTACGGTTTGTCTTTAATCCCACCACTTTCCTACATGCGTTTTGCCTCTCCAATTCAAATTCAACCTGATGCAGCCTGTCTTGGGTTTAGTTTAGTTACTTTAATCAGctgaattattttttaagttcaAGTAAATTcagtcaatttaaaaaaagcaggtccctccttttaaaaaaaaaaaaaaaaaaagtttaacactCTTACATATACACCCTGATAACTGTTGCGAGCTGTATGTGTGCACAACAAAATATTTAAGGTCGAATTAGCCCTGCAGCAGTTGCATGgtttggccaccagatggctttgatgagtttattttttcacacTCAAATGGCAGTCAGTGTCAACAACTTGGTAACAAATAATGCTTTTAGATAATATAGCATTATCAGTTTAAAATAAACTCCTAAATATTCATCCGCCAGTTTTGATAAATCCTGTGATATAAATATTTAACTAAGCCTTGGACTTTAGTCTTTAGACTTACTGCTATTTAAGTCATGTATTATCCCAGAGGCCCCTTGATGATTGAAGCATTATTGGGAGGAATGAGCCTTCCAAGTTATTTTAACTGGTTAAACTTTATGACTCACATGACCAAGCAGCAACACGTGATTTCTAGTAGCCACAAAAGTTAGCATGCCTAACTTTACAAACCTGGTTACAAATAATGGATAGCGAACTAACTTTAACTGACGTCTTAAAGGCTCTACAGACGTTTGCTGGCACTGAAGCGGTAGATAAATCCCCCACTGTCTCTGATGGATGCCAGGAGACCAGTGTTTCATTCAGCCGTTACTTATTAGTAAGAGGACAACAATGCACATAAACCGCAGAGTAAAAGCCTCGGCGTGGTTAGGTTACAAAGAACAGACATCTACTGCCTACTCAATTTTACAAATTTTTCATTAATGCTAATGCAACTTTCGACACTCTGTACACACTAGCACCGATAGAGTTAACGTCAACAGTAAAGTGACAACAGCATCTTTGCTAGTTAACCAGTACACTTCAGTTAACACAAAGTCgaagaaaataaaatctcaacatcatattttaaaatacCGAACATTGCCAGAAATAACATACTAAACTGTAACCCCGTGTATCTATCACTTACCTCAATAAAACATATGGTGCTGAGAGAAATTATGTCTTCGTCTACAGTGACGATGAGAAATGAAGTAGCTTTGAAAAACCCTCGGCTTGCCTGGGCGACAACCGTTTGGATTTTAAAAGTCGTGAAACTCACCAATTAGATCGGGGGAAGCGTTCAAAGGGAACGCACTTCCCGGTTAAGCAGCCAATCCGTGAAAGAACGGATGTGATGTATTTTGGTGACTGCGCACCCGAGTCAGCGTTAAAGATGACAGGAATGGCAAGCTAATGCGCTCAACAACTAAACTGTTACACACTCCTTAAAACAAGACTATCACACAGTGtggtaaaaacaacaaaaatatatttaaaagaaaaacttacgctaagttttttttacagttctgGATTTTGAATTACTTTACTACATTAGAAAGGGATtcgtttatttttgtttttatcttcttaTTTACTGTCATGACACGCATTTAGATACGTATATCCCGCAGGTGACGTAGGTTTTCGTATCTATCAATAATCTGCTTCATCAAACATTAGACATGGCTAGTTGAGCGTCTGCATCATTAGTCTAACGTGATCCAAATGACATTGTTCATGTTCAATCAGTCCTTTCATCattaatgtgtttgtttgtttgtttttgttttattcttatttttgttaattattattattatcattctaATTTCTGCCTTCAGGCTGTTAGTATTATGCTTGAATATTTCTTAATCGGATGTCTTTAGGTTTCTTTAGTTTTGAACTTTGGATAATTTTACCTATATAAGCATTGTGCATTTTGATGTGTGTATTTAAACTTATTATTAGCCTATTGTCACCCTGAACTTCTAAGAGGTAGTTTATTGACATATACAGTATTGTTGAAGTCTTGACCTCCTCCCCCTCTTTTAATAtataggtgcagtgatttattgaaacatgtaaaatacatatatatatatatatatatatatatatatatatatatatatatatatatatatatatatatgtaaaatacatatatatatatatatgtatatgtatttatatatatatatatatatatatatatatatatatatatatatatatgtatatatgtatatatatatatatatatgtatatatgtatatatatatatatatgtatatatgtatatatatatatatatatgtatatatgtatatatatatatgtatatatgtatatatatatatatatgtatatatgtatatatatatatgtatatatgtatatgtatttatatatatatatatgtatatgtatttatatatatatatatgtatatgtatttatatatatatatatgtatatgtatttatatatatatatgtatatatatatatgtatgtatatgtatgtatatatatatgtatgtatatgtatgtatatatatatgtatgtatatatatatgtatgtatatatatatatatatatatatatatatatatatatatatatgtatgtatgtatatatatatatatatatatatatatgtatgtatgtatatatatatatatatatatatatatatgtatgtatgtatatatatatatatatatatatatatgtatgtatgtatatatatatatatatatatatatgtgtatgtatgtatgtatatatatatatatatatatatatatatatatatatatatatatatatatatatgtatgtatgtatgtat
Above is a window of Oreochromis niloticus isolate F11D_XX linkage group LG19, O_niloticus_UMD_NMBU, whole genome shotgun sequence DNA encoding:
- the tacc3 gene encoding transforming acidic coiled-coil-containing protein 3 isoform X2; amino-acid sequence: MSSVDVNDENRGVCPGGKHNLPNDIFALDQPTGRPSILRQTENLPNKTVPKGVKVCFQTPRRDPVTKRILSPNKSVNLLSVDENTKVMDLDKSNTLPQEATEQPKEEVSSYPDDNMPIQSKGGYMLDFENLDDINPFQGSNKMALSPMRPAVENPPADHSKSENTAPVNIVEEPIKMESALDETLPFSASVENSLADLSADIGSTESSVVIVKKVPAVEEDDSWPATPDEKLLGAASSSTDQEKSSSSFAEDAPLPAKGSYNFDFDNLDAVNPFQTGGSKIPNSPVLGRKVSNDDAPAEENKPSVVEVAQELPVQCEVKPEATVDLISADTAKPPPAESQPADDPVKEGPTKEGPVKLEFNFDDGAEVKRKPPPKKFGKRPTGVRPKEPKQVSDVKPPKEAEVKPEVSDGDADALRPKSSYSFDFEKFDDPNFNPFGTKTAVNNSPVCSRKSSPEPVETAVQEQTDVPVTKEAEPPARAEESLPAAEPNPVQVADNKVASDLDTKQPVQNLPESSEPSQPEQKAQADMLDFNDEFVPGAMFMTSDFDGQIDYLEQFGCSSFKESALRKQSLYLKFDPLLRESPKKSAGPGAQIQAPPPAAPVLRLETPQTADKKAANGPQKDDFRLLDDAAAPTPVLESFVPPFPQPANTEDAIIEVLKYSQKDMDAAIAKVQAEGKEKEEQWCMKYNKLLDDGQEMRKIIAEFELMIAKIIADQEKEREVAQAKLNAALLEKEQVSSDLNAMERSFAELFKRLEKYKEVIEGYKKNEDTLKSCAQDYLARIKKEEQRYQTLKAHAEEKISHANEEIAEVRSKYKAELSALQVQLRREQLKVQSLEKSLDQKEKEAEELTKLCDELISNVQKG
- the tacc3 gene encoding transforming acidic coiled-coil-containing protein 3 isoform X1, with translation MITWQQAREDVESGGDSGFCGNWSTQGRRMSSVDVNDENRGVCPGGKHNLPNDIFALDQPTGRPSILRQTENLPNKTVPKGVKVCFQTPRRDPVTKRILSPNKSVNLLSVDENTKVMDLDKSNTLPQEATEQPKEEVSSYPDDNMPIQSKGGYMLDFENLDDINPFQGSNKMALSPMRPAVENPPADHSKSENTAPVNIVEEPIKMESALDETLPFSASVENSLADLSADIGSTESSVVIVKKVPAVEEDDSWPATPDEKLLGAASSSTDQEKSSSSFAEDAPLPAKGSYNFDFDNLDAVNPFQTGGSKIPNSPVLGRKVSNDDAPAEENKPSVVEVAQELPVQCEVKPEATVDLISADTAKPPPAESQPADDPVKEGPTKEGPVKLEFNFDDGAEVKRKPPPKKFGKRPTGVRPKEPKQVSDVKPPKEAEVKPEVSDGDADALRPKSSYSFDFEKFDDPNFNPFGTKTAVNNSPVCSRKSSPEPVETAVQEQTDVPVTKEAEPPARAEESLPAAEPNPVQVADNKVASDLDTKQPVQNLPESSEPSQPEQKAQADMLDFNDEFVPGAMFMTSDFDGQIDYLEQFGCSSFKESALRKQSLYLKFDPLLRESPKKSAGPGAQIQAPPPAAPVLRLETPQTADKKAANGPQKDDFRLLDDAAAPTPVLESFVPPFPQPANTEDAIIEVLKYSQKDMDAAIAKVQAEGKEKEEQWCMKYNKLLDDGQEMRKIIAEFELMIAKIIADQEKEREVAQAKLNAALLEKEQVSSDLNAMERSFAELFKRLEKYKEVIEGYKKNEDTLKSCAQDYLARIKKEEQRYQTLKAHAEEKISHANEEIAEVRSKYKAELSALQVQLRREQLKVQSLEKSLDQKEKEAEELTKLCDELISNVQKG